One window from the genome of Alistipes sp. ZOR0009 encodes:
- a CDS encoding inositol monophosphatase family protein has product MLDYEKICRQTISVAVEAGSLLRDERKIFKKEAVETKGLHDFVSYVDKASERLIVNGLQNILPEAGFIAEEGTIATEDKHYKWIVDPLDGTTNFIHGLSPFSVSIALMEGSEIVVGVIQEVSLDECFYSWKGCHTSFLNGTPINVSSAKTTQDSLIATGFPYHDFSKMPDYLSILEYFMKNSHGVRRLGSAAADLAYVAAGRFDAFYEYSLQPYDVAAGAFIVQQAGGRVCDFKGGSNYIFGKEIVASNALFAEEMNRTIQIYLNK; this is encoded by the coding sequence ATGCTAGACTACGAAAAAATTTGCAGACAAACGATATCGGTAGCCGTAGAAGCAGGGAGCTTGCTGAGGGATGAACGAAAAATATTTAAAAAGGAGGCTGTTGAAACAAAAGGTCTACACGACTTTGTCTCATACGTTGACAAAGCTTCTGAACGGCTAATTGTAAATGGTCTACAGAACATACTCCCAGAGGCTGGTTTTATTGCAGAAGAAGGAACTATCGCAACGGAAGACAAGCACTACAAATGGATAGTAGACCCTCTTGATGGAACCACCAACTTCATTCACGGCTTAAGTCCATTCTCTGTAAGCATTGCTCTTATGGAAGGAAGCGAGATTGTTGTGGGCGTAATTCAAGAAGTTAGTTTAGACGAATGTTTCTACTCATGGAAAGGATGCCACACCTCTTTTCTAAATGGCACACCAATAAACGTATCCTCTGCAAAAACGACACAAGATAGCCTCATCGCGACAGGATTCCCCTACCACGATTTTTCTAAAATGCCAGATTATTTAAGTATCTTGGAATACTTTATGAAAAATTCTCATGGAGTCCGAAGACTTGGATCCGCAGCTGCGGATTTAGCGTACGTTGCCGCAGGAAGATTTGATGCCTTCTACGAATACAGCCTTCAACCTTACGACGTCGCAGCAGGTGCCTTTATTGTACAACAAGCAGGTGGACGAGTATGCGACTTCAAGGGAGGCAGCAACTATATCTTTGGGAAAGAAATTGTAGCTTCGAACGCCCTTTTTGCTGAAGAAATGAACCGTACTATACAGATATATTTGAATAAATAA
- the mtaB gene encoding tRNA (N(6)-L-threonylcarbamoyladenosine(37)-C(2))-methylthiotransferase MtaB: MQTKNRKVAFYTLGCKLNFSETSTLARQFLDGGYEKVSHHGAADIYVINTCSVTEHADKKCRQAIRKFVKQSPGAIIAVTGCYAQLKPEEVANIDGVKLVLGAAEKGDLYQKVEEIMSHNQTSTEVHSCEIKTVDNFFKAYSLGDRTRSFLKVQDGCDYKCSYCTIPLARGKSRNIPIAELVKQANEIAANGVKEVILTGVNIGDFGKTTGETFIDLIKALDEVQGIERYRISSIEPNLLTDEVIEFCAQSSKFLPHFHIPLQAGTNKILGLMRRRYRREIFENRLLKVRSVIESPFFGIDVIVGFPGETEEDFQDTYNFLERLAPSFLHVFPYSERPNTPTVFMEGKVKDSEITHRAQKLGQLCETLHHNFYKKNIGNEGLVLFESTNRNGKMFGFSERYIKVEVPYDKKMINQIARVKYISIAPDGNMIGELA, from the coding sequence ATGCAAACAAAAAATAGAAAAGTAGCGTTCTACACGCTAGGTTGCAAGCTCAACTTTTCCGAAACGTCGACGCTTGCCCGTCAATTTCTTGATGGAGGCTACGAAAAAGTCTCGCATCATGGTGCAGCCGATATATATGTGATCAACACATGCTCCGTTACCGAGCATGCCGATAAAAAATGCCGCCAAGCAATTCGTAAGTTTGTAAAGCAATCTCCTGGCGCAATTATCGCCGTTACAGGCTGCTACGCCCAGCTAAAACCAGAAGAGGTAGCCAATATCGATGGAGTTAAACTCGTTCTTGGTGCAGCGGAAAAGGGTGATTTATATCAAAAAGTGGAGGAAATTATGTCGCATAATCAGACCTCCACAGAAGTTCACTCCTGCGAAATAAAAACGGTAGACAACTTCTTTAAAGCCTACTCGCTTGGAGATCGAACTCGATCCTTCCTGAAGGTTCAAGATGGATGCGACTACAAGTGCTCATACTGTACCATCCCGCTAGCAAGAGGAAAAAGTCGAAATATTCCTATTGCAGAGTTAGTAAAACAAGCAAATGAAATTGCAGCAAACGGAGTAAAAGAGGTCATCCTAACAGGAGTAAACATAGGTGACTTTGGAAAAACAACAGGAGAAACATTCATAGACTTAATAAAGGCACTTGATGAAGTGCAAGGTATTGAACGTTACAGAATATCGTCCATAGAGCCTAACCTGCTCACCGACGAAGTTATTGAGTTTTGTGCCCAATCAAGTAAGTTTCTCCCCCACTTTCACATACCTCTACAAGCTGGTACCAATAAAATATTGGGGTTAATGCGCAGACGCTACCGTCGCGAGATTTTCGAGAATAGACTTCTAAAGGTGCGCTCTGTTATCGAAAGCCCCTTCTTTGGAATTGACGTCATTGTTGGGTTTCCTGGAGAAACGGAAGAAGACTTTCAAGACACCTACAATTTTCTTGAAAGACTCGCTCCTAGTTTTCTACATGTATTTCCCTACTCTGAACGCCCCAATACTCCAACTGTTTTCATGGAAGGAAAAGTTAAGGATAGCGAAATAACCCACCGAGCCCAAAAGCTAGGACAACTCTGCGAAACACTTCACCACAACTTCTACAAAAAGAATATTGGTAACGAAGGGTTGGTGCTGTTTGAAAGCACCAATCGGAATGGAAAAATGTTTGGTTTCAGTGAAAGGTACATTAAGGTAGAAGTTCCGTACGATAAAAAGATGATCAACCAAATTGCAAGGGTAAAGTACATCAGCATTGCCCCTGATGGAAATATGATTGGAGAACTTGCTTAA
- a CDS encoding DUF2721 domain-containing protein yields MELTLTTPALLFPAISLLLLAYTNRFLHLAQLSRNLYSQYRNSPDKMVLMQLQNLRKRINIIRNMQVMGSAGFLLSVLCMLVLFRSWMIMAKLLFTASLGLLIISLALSVWELYISVGALNYQLEDMEHILEDKKNSGEKWDVQE; encoded by the coding sequence ATGGAACTAACGCTTACCACTCCGGCTCTGCTCTTTCCTGCAATTTCGCTGCTGCTGCTAGCCTACACCAACCGTTTCCTACACTTGGCTCAGCTCAGCCGCAACCTGTATTCCCAGTACCGCAACAGCCCCGATAAAATGGTGCTCATGCAGCTTCAAAACTTACGCAAGCGCATAAATATCATTCGAAATATGCAGGTAATGGGAAGCGCAGGCTTTTTGCTTAGCGTTTTATGCATGCTGGTTCTGTTTAGAAGTTGGATGATAATGGCCAAACTGCTATTTACAGCAAGCCTTGGACTTCTAATCATTTCTCTAGCACTATCAGTTTGGGAATTGTACATCTCGGTAGGCGCCCTAAACTATCAGCTCGAAGATATGGAGCATATTCTCGAAGACAAAAAAAACAGCGGGGAAAAGTGGGACGTGCAAGAGTAA
- a CDS encoding lysophospholipid acyltransferase family protein, whose amino-acid sequence MISKIGYMGFYFLSWIAWALPLRVAYGISDLFYLIIYRIGNYRVKVVRQNLQNAFPEKTKEERLAIEKKFYKHLCDLFIESMQLLHMTKKDIKRRFKYTNIEVFQKYYAENRHVVVVLGHYGNWELNIGFPLWCGFRTLATYKPLNNLHFNKKMQESRGKFGVEAVSMKQTAKKMFESARIQPTVLALIADQAPMESESDFWTKFLNQNTSVFLGPEKIAQKLNAPVIFLDITKPKRGFYEIEAKVLFDQSKNTQPLEITKAHVKSLEDQIKRQPEYWLWSHRRWKRSMPKTATLQNIHE is encoded by the coding sequence ATGATTTCGAAAATTGGATACATGGGTTTCTATTTTTTAAGCTGGATAGCATGGGCTCTCCCATTACGCGTCGCTTATGGAATATCAGACCTATTTTACTTGATTATCTATAGAATTGGCAACTACCGCGTAAAAGTTGTTAGGCAAAACCTACAAAACGCGTTTCCTGAAAAGACAAAAGAAGAGCGGCTCGCCATTGAAAAAAAATTCTACAAGCATCTTTGCGATCTTTTCATCGAATCGATGCAGCTTCTGCATATGACTAAAAAGGACATAAAGAGAAGGTTTAAATATACCAACATAGAGGTATTCCAAAAATATTACGCCGAAAACCGTCATGTTGTAGTCGTGCTAGGACACTATGGAAACTGGGAACTAAATATAGGCTTCCCACTATGGTGCGGATTCCGAACACTAGCCACCTATAAACCGCTAAACAACCTCCATTTTAATAAAAAAATGCAAGAGTCTAGAGGCAAGTTTGGAGTCGAAGCCGTATCTATGAAGCAAACTGCCAAAAAAATGTTCGAAAGTGCGCGAATTCAGCCTACTGTGCTTGCCCTAATTGCAGATCAAGCACCAATGGAATCAGAAAGTGATTTCTGGACCAAATTTCTAAATCAAAATACATCCGTATTTCTAGGACCCGAAAAAATCGCTCAAAAATTGAATGCGCCTGTCATCTTTCTTGACATAACAAAGCCTAAGCGAGGATTTTACGAAATTGAGGCAAAAGTTCTCTTCGATCAATCGAAAAACACGCAACCTCTAGAAATAACCAAAGCCCACGTTAAAAGTCTGGAGGATCAAATAAAAAGACAACCAGAATACTGGCTTTGGTCGCACAGACGATGGAAAAGATCTATGCCCAAAACCGCTACATTACAAAACATTCATGAATAG